In a genomic window of Streptomyces katrae:
- a CDS encoding MAB_1171c family putative transporter, translated as MTSDKFYIPYLIPAAILTLALAIRLPVIMRFWRIDPNVRSLGGLLLLGSAVFYFGRPKTLALLNSSTGVSNFAAPLVYSLLTMFCASCLVMVIHWRGGDPRRVRRTIWTIWSVYASVVAGLWLTFAFADVPVERLRDLDTYYANTPWMREHILLYLGAHTAACLITATVIRSWLREVTGWLRAGLVFLVIGFVLNLAYDAVKLVAVVARWTGHDLDWLSTYVAPPIASVCALFVAVGFILPHAGQAAQVLWTDYRQYRSLAPFVRELAGLDTGSLRLPRRTPLSRRLVQRRTLISDGLLRLQPYMDPGVRGRALAEALARRETPAQAAATADAVAVVVAVRSLRRGVPAVALAGAGAGGGGRGTAAAAPGSEGAPAPGAAEGPDLVAVARALRRSPVVGSFRERP; from the coding sequence TTGACCTCGGACAAGTTCTACATCCCCTACCTCATCCCGGCGGCGATCCTCACCCTGGCCCTGGCCATCCGCCTTCCGGTGATCATGAGGTTCTGGCGGATAGACCCGAACGTGCGCTCCCTGGGCGGCCTGCTCCTGCTGGGCTCGGCGGTCTTCTACTTCGGCCGGCCCAAGACCCTCGCCCTGCTCAACAGCTCGACGGGCGTCAGCAACTTCGCGGCGCCGCTGGTCTACTCGCTGCTGACGATGTTCTGCGCCTCCTGCCTGGTCATGGTCATCCACTGGCGCGGGGGCGACCCCCGGCGGGTGCGGCGGACCATCTGGACGATCTGGTCCGTGTACGCGTCCGTGGTCGCCGGCCTGTGGCTCACGTTCGCCTTCGCCGACGTGCCGGTGGAGCGGCTGCGGGACCTGGACACCTACTACGCCAACACCCCCTGGATGCGCGAGCACATCCTGCTGTACCTGGGGGCCCACACCGCCGCCTGCCTGATCACCGCGACGGTCATCCGGAGCTGGCTGCGCGAGGTGACGGGGTGGCTGCGCGCGGGACTGGTGTTCCTGGTCATCGGGTTCGTCCTGAACCTCGCCTACGACGCCGTGAAGCTCGTCGCGGTGGTGGCCCGCTGGACCGGGCACGACCTGGACTGGCTCAGCACGTACGTGGCCCCGCCCATCGCCTCGGTGTGCGCCCTGTTCGTCGCGGTGGGCTTCATCCTCCCGCACGCCGGCCAGGCGGCACAGGTGCTGTGGACGGACTACCGCCAGTACCGCTCCCTCGCCCCGTTCGTGCGCGAACTGGCCGGGCTGGACACCGGTTCACTGCGGCTGCCCCGGCGGACGCCGCTGAGCCGGCGCCTGGTCCAGCGCAGGACGCTGATCAGCGACGGGCTGCTGCGGCTCCAGCCGTACATGGACCCGGGGGTCCGCGGCCGGGCCCTAGCCGAGGCGCTGGCCCGCCGCGAGACGCCCGCCCAGGCGGCGGCGACGGCCGACGCGGTGGCGGTGGTGGTGGCGGTGCGCAGCCTGCGCCGGGGCGTACCGGCGGTGGCCCTCGCGGGGGCGGGTGCGGGCGGCGGCGGACGGGGGACGGCCGCCGCCGCGCCGGGATCCGAGGGTGCCCCCGCGCCGGGAGCGGCCGAGGGCCCGGACCTGGTCGCGGTGGCCCGGGCCCTGCGCCGCTCCCCCGTCGTCGGCTCCTTCCGCGAGCGGCCCTGA
- a CDS encoding Zn-ribbon domain-containing OB-fold protein, protein MTAASPPEVLRAPLVVEFPFTRSLGPVQSAFLTGLREGVVLGVRTSAGQVMVPPVEYDPATAEELRELVEVAPTGTVTTWAWNGEPRPQQPLATPFAWALVRLDGADTALLHALDAPGPEAVRTGMRVRVRWAAERTGAITDIACFEPEQEAEEGERQGGAVPHDGVFDEPVTGIVAEARLDYTYSPGRAQTAYINALSERRTVGERCPSCHKVYVPPRGACPTCGVATTDRVEVGPAGTVTTFCIVNIKAKNLDIEVPYVYAHIALDGAGLALHGRIGGIPYDQVRMGLRVEPVWTDGGRYPDHYRPTGEPDADYDAYKELI, encoded by the coding sequence ATGACAGCCGCGTCCCCGCCCGAGGTGCTGCGTGCGCCCCTCGTCGTCGAGTTCCCGTTCACCCGCTCCCTCGGGCCCGTGCAGAGCGCCTTCCTCACCGGGCTCCGCGAAGGCGTCGTCCTCGGGGTCCGGACTTCCGCCGGGCAGGTGATGGTGCCACCCGTCGAGTACGACCCAGCCACCGCCGAGGAGTTGCGCGAGCTCGTCGAGGTCGCGCCCACCGGGACCGTCACCACCTGGGCCTGGAACGGCGAGCCGCGCCCCCAGCAGCCCCTCGCCACCCCCTTCGCCTGGGCGCTGGTCCGGCTCGACGGCGCCGACACCGCCCTGCTGCACGCCCTCGACGCCCCCGGCCCCGAAGCCGTGCGCACCGGCATGCGCGTCCGGGTGCGCTGGGCGGCCGAACGCACCGGCGCCATCACCGACATCGCCTGCTTCGAGCCGGAGCAGGAAGCGGAGGAAGGAGAGCGGCAGGGCGGCGCCGTCCCGCACGACGGGGTGTTCGACGAGCCCGTCACCGGGATCGTCGCCGAGGCCCGCCTGGACTACACCTACAGCCCCGGCCGTGCCCAGACCGCCTACATCAACGCCCTCTCCGAGCGGCGGACCGTCGGCGAGCGCTGCCCCTCCTGCCACAAGGTGTACGTCCCCCCGCGCGGCGCCTGCCCCACCTGCGGGGTCGCCACCACCGACCGGGTGGAGGTCGGCCCCGCCGGTACCGTCACCACCTTCTGCATCGTCAACATCAAGGCGAAGAACCTCGACATCGAAGTGCCGTACGTGTACGCCCACATCGCCCTCGACGGCGCCGGCCTCGCCCTCCACGGCCGGATCGGCGGCATCCCGTACGACCAGGTCCGCATGGGCCTGCGCGTCGAACCCGTGTGGACCGACGGCGGCCGCTACCCCGACCACTACCGCCCCACCGGCGAGCCGGACGCCGACTACGACGCGTACAAGGAGCTCATCTGA
- a CDS encoding thiolase domain-containing protein, protein MPRQSRHARDVAVVAFAQSDHLRRSDELSEVEMVMPVLHQVLAATGLKTGEIGFTCSGSSDYLAGRAFSFTMTLDGVGAWPPISESHVEMDGAWALYEAWVKIQTGEADTALVYAYGKSSPGSVRDVLTRQLDPYYLAPLWPDSVALAALQARALIDAGETDEPALAAIGARSRAAAAGNPHAQLRGAVPQGGYQVAPLRTGDCPPIGDGAAAVILAAGDTARRLCERPAWITGIDHRIEAHGLGLRDLTDSPSTRTAAEHAGLFDAPVDTAELHAPFSSQEVVLRKALGLGEDVTVNPSGGALAANPVMAAGLIRIGEAAARIQRRESDRAVAHATSGPCLQQNLVAVLEGDRA, encoded by the coding sequence ATGCCGAGGCAGAGCAGGCACGCACGCGACGTGGCCGTCGTCGCCTTCGCCCAGAGCGACCACCTGCGCCGCAGCGACGAACTCAGCGAAGTCGAGATGGTCATGCCGGTCCTGCACCAGGTGCTGGCCGCCACCGGCCTGAAGACCGGCGAGATCGGCTTCACCTGCTCCGGCTCCAGCGACTACCTCGCCGGCCGGGCCTTCTCCTTCACCATGACCCTCGACGGGGTGGGCGCCTGGCCCCCCATCTCCGAGTCCCACGTCGAGATGGACGGCGCCTGGGCCCTCTACGAGGCCTGGGTCAAGATCCAGACCGGCGAGGCCGACACCGCGCTCGTCTACGCGTACGGGAAGTCCTCCCCGGGCTCCGTCCGCGACGTCCTCACCCGCCAGCTCGACCCCTACTACCTCGCCCCCCTGTGGCCCGACTCGGTCGCCCTGGCCGCCCTCCAGGCCCGGGCGCTCATCGACGCGGGGGAGACCGACGAGCCGGCCCTCGCCGCCATCGGCGCCCGCAGCAGGGCCGCCGCGGCCGGCAACCCGCACGCCCAGCTCCGCGGCGCCGTCCCGCAGGGCGGCTACCAGGTGGCGCCCCTGCGCACCGGCGACTGCCCGCCCATCGGCGACGGCGCGGCCGCCGTCATCCTGGCCGCGGGCGACACCGCCCGCCGGCTCTGCGAGCGGCCCGCCTGGATCACCGGCATCGACCACCGCATCGAGGCCCACGGCCTGGGCCTGCGCGACCTCACCGACTCCCCGTCCACCCGGACCGCCGCCGAGCACGCCGGCCTCTTCGACGCCCCGGTGGACACGGCGGAACTGCACGCGCCGTTCTCCTCGCAGGAGGTCGTCCTGCGCAAGGCGCTCGGCCTCGGCGAGGACGTGACGGTCAACCCCTCCGGCGGCGCCCTCGCCGCGAACCCCGTCATGGCCGCCGGCCTCATCCGCATCGGGGAGGCCGCCGCCCGGATCCAGCGCCGGGAGTCCGACCGGGCCGTCGCCCACGCCACCTCCGGCCCCTGCCTCCAGCAGAACCTGGTCGCCGTCCTGGAAGGGGACCGCGCATGA
- a CDS encoding toxin-antitoxin system, toxin component, with the protein MRKLCAVLTSSLDLEAPADPQTLFRALCDAMSRTRGGRPIVLRFERFPTELTTSGLWLNMEKYDIVVVEKYTTPDHQLVILGHELWHMNAGHCGEHGHRAADAARSLPDASSLTYASVAARSHYEDAQEIEAERFGLMLGDRCRPWLGGGEPSGAGRRDGVAGRIGHALGYRGPIG; encoded by the coding sequence ATGCGCAAGCTGTGCGCCGTGCTGACCTCCTCGCTCGACCTGGAGGCGCCGGCGGATCCGCAGACCCTCTTCCGCGCCCTGTGCGACGCGATGAGCCGTACCCGCGGCGGGCGGCCCATCGTGCTGCGCTTCGAGCGCTTCCCCACCGAGCTGACCACTTCGGGCCTGTGGCTGAACATGGAGAAGTACGACATCGTGGTCGTCGAGAAGTACACGACCCCGGACCACCAACTGGTCATCCTGGGGCACGAGCTGTGGCACATGAACGCGGGCCACTGCGGTGAGCACGGCCACCGGGCGGCCGACGCCGCCCGGTCCCTGCCGGACGCCTCCTCCCTGACCTACGCGAGCGTCGCCGCGCGCTCCCACTACGAGGACGCCCAGGAGATAGAGGCCGAGCGGTTCGGCCTGATGCTCGGGGACCGGTGCCGGCCGTGGCTGGGGGGCGGGGAGCCCTCCGGTGCCGGGCGCAGGGACGGCGTGGCGGGCCGGATAGGCCACGCGCTGGGTTACCGCGGGCCGATCGGCTGA
- a CDS encoding acyl-CoA synthetase, with protein MEYNLADLFESVVDVVPDREALVYVDHPGTGAERRLTYAELDAAANRVAHHLTDSGLTPGEHVGLHLYNGVEYLQTVLACLKARLVPVNVNYRYVEEELVYLYNDADLAALVFEGEFTERVAAALPQTPRLRHLVRVGATPPGAPEPAIAPVAYRDAEAAGSPERAFPPRSPDDLFIIYTGGTTGMPKGVMWRAEDLFFAGLFGGEPSGEPVKRPEELAERVAARGAGLTFFPAPPLMHGTSTLTSFIAFNYGQRVVIHRKYAPEEVLRTIEKERVSSVSLVGDAMLRPLIDALNGPLKGTDLSSLFSVSSSGAIMSESVRAEFQRLVPNVVLLNNFGSSESGSNGRATEDSGPEKGFRLQVNDRTQVVDPVTHEPVAVGVPGRLAQRGHVPLGYYNDPVKTAETFFRKGSERWVLLGDMATVDEEGIVTVLGRGSQCINTGGEKVYPEEVEQALKSHPDVYDALVAGVPDPTWGNHVAAVVQVRAGAPEPTLEEIQQHCRTRLAGYKIPRQLVITPAIQRSPSGKADYRWAKTVATEAATEAATEA; from the coding sequence GTGGAGTACAACCTTGCCGACCTGTTCGAGTCGGTCGTGGACGTGGTGCCCGACCGCGAGGCGCTGGTGTACGTGGACCACCCCGGGACCGGCGCCGAGCGCCGCCTGACGTACGCGGAGCTGGACGCGGCCGCGAACCGCGTCGCACACCACCTCACGGACAGCGGCCTGACCCCCGGCGAGCACGTGGGGCTGCACCTCTACAACGGCGTCGAGTACCTCCAGACCGTCCTGGCCTGCCTGAAGGCCCGCCTGGTCCCGGTGAACGTCAACTACCGGTACGTGGAGGAGGAGCTGGTCTACCTCTACAACGACGCCGACCTGGCCGCACTCGTCTTCGAGGGCGAGTTCACCGAACGGGTCGCGGCCGCGCTCCCCCAGACGCCGAGGCTGCGCCACCTCGTCCGGGTCGGCGCCACGCCCCCCGGCGCGCCCGAGCCGGCGATCGCGCCGGTGGCGTACCGGGACGCCGAGGCGGCCGGGTCCCCCGAGCGCGCCTTCCCGCCGCGCAGCCCCGACGACCTGTTCATCATCTACACCGGCGGCACGACCGGCATGCCCAAGGGCGTGATGTGGCGGGCCGAAGACCTGTTCTTCGCCGGGCTGTTCGGCGGGGAGCCCTCGGGAGAGCCCGTCAAGCGTCCCGAGGAGCTGGCGGAGCGGGTCGCGGCGCGCGGCGCCGGTCTGACCTTCTTCCCGGCTCCCCCGCTGATGCACGGCACCTCCACCCTCACCTCGTTCATCGCCTTCAACTACGGCCAGCGGGTGGTGATCCACCGCAAGTACGCGCCGGAGGAGGTGCTGCGCACCATCGAGAAGGAGAGGGTGTCGAGCGTGTCGCTGGTGGGCGACGCGATGCTCCGGCCGCTGATCGACGCCCTCAACGGGCCGCTGAAGGGGACCGACCTGTCCTCCCTGTTCAGCGTCTCCTCCTCGGGGGCGATCATGTCGGAGTCGGTGCGCGCCGAGTTCCAGCGGCTGGTGCCGAACGTGGTGCTGCTGAACAACTTCGGTTCGTCGGAGTCGGGTTCCAACGGGCGGGCCACGGAGGACTCCGGCCCGGAGAAGGGCTTCCGCCTCCAGGTCAACGACCGTACGCAGGTGGTCGACCCGGTGACGCACGAGCCGGTGGCGGTGGGCGTGCCGGGACGGCTCGCCCAGCGCGGGCACGTTCCGCTGGGCTACTACAACGACCCGGTGAAGACCGCGGAGACCTTCTTCCGGAAGGGCTCCGAGCGCTGGGTGCTGCTGGGCGACATGGCGACGGTCGACGAGGAGGGCATCGTCACCGTCCTCGGGCGGGGCTCGCAGTGCATCAACACCGGTGGCGAGAAGGTGTATCCGGAGGAGGTCGAGCAGGCGCTGAAGTCCCATCCGGACGTGTACGACGCCCTGGTCGCGGGCGTCCCGGACCCGACCTGGGGCAACCACGTGGCCGCGGTGGTACAGGTACGCGCGGGGGCACCGGAGCCCACGCTGGAGGAGATCCAGCAGCACTGCCGCACCCGCCTGGCGGGGTACAAGATCCCGCGCCAGCTGGTGATCACCCCCGCGATCCAGCGCTCGCCGAGCGGCAAGGCGGACTACCGCTGGGCGAAGACGGTGGCCACGGAAGCAGCCACGGAAGCAGCCACGGAAGCCTGA
- a CDS encoding DUF397 domain-containing protein codes for MAESTTTRTLADRGRPELDLSGADWQPSSRGAGDLQVAFVEGFIAMRDSDRPGDPSLVFAPNGWRKFVLGARAGRFDLT; via the coding sequence ATGGCCGAGAGCACGACCACGCGGACCCTCGCTGACCGGGGCAGGCCCGAGCTCGATCTCAGCGGGGCCGACTGGCAGCCGAGCAGCCGGGGGGCGGGCGACCTTCAGGTCGCCTTCGTGGAGGGCTTCATCGCGATGCGCGACAGCGACCGCCCGGGCGACCCGTCACTGGTCTTCGCCCCGAACGGATGGCGCAAGTTCGTCCTGGGCGCCAGGGCGGGCCGCTTCGACCTGACCTAG
- a CDS encoding thiolase domain-containing protein, with translation MSTPGTVESVHKEPVAVIGVGQTKHVAARHDVSLAGLVREAAVRALADAELTWADIDAVVIGKAPDFFEGVMMPELYLADALGAVGKPMLRVHTAGSVGGSTALVAANLVAARVHRTVLTLAFEKQSESNAMWGLSLPVPFQQPLLAGAGGFFAPHVRAYMRRTGAPDTVGSLVAYKDRRNALKNPYAHLHEHDITLEKVQASPMLWDPIRYSETCPSSDGACAMVLTDRAGAARSPRPPAWVHGGAMRSEPTLFAGKDFVSPQAGKDCAADVYRQAGITDPRREIDAVEMYVPFSWYEPMWLENLGFAQEGEGWKLTEAGVTELDGDLPVNPSGGVLSTNPIGASGMIRFAEAALQVRGLAGEHQVPDARRAMGHAYGGGAQFFAMWLVGAEQPGT, from the coding sequence ATGAGCACACCGGGCACCGTGGAATCCGTGCACAAGGAGCCCGTCGCCGTCATCGGCGTCGGCCAGACCAAACACGTCGCCGCCCGCCACGACGTCTCCCTCGCCGGCCTGGTCCGCGAGGCGGCGGTCCGCGCCCTCGCCGACGCCGAACTGACCTGGGCGGACATCGACGCCGTCGTCATCGGCAAGGCCCCCGACTTCTTCGAGGGCGTGATGATGCCGGAGCTCTACCTCGCCGACGCCCTCGGCGCCGTCGGCAAGCCGATGCTGCGCGTGCACACGGCCGGGTCGGTCGGCGGGTCCACCGCCCTCGTCGCCGCCAACCTCGTCGCCGCCCGCGTGCACCGCACCGTCCTGACCCTGGCCTTCGAGAAGCAGTCCGAGTCCAACGCCATGTGGGGGCTCTCCCTCCCCGTCCCCTTCCAGCAGCCGCTGCTGGCCGGCGCCGGCGGGTTCTTCGCCCCGCACGTGCGCGCGTACATGCGGCGCACCGGCGCACCCGACACGGTGGGCTCCCTCGTCGCCTACAAGGACCGGCGCAACGCCCTGAAGAACCCGTACGCGCACCTCCACGAGCACGACATCACCCTGGAGAAGGTCCAGGCCTCGCCCATGCTCTGGGACCCGATCCGCTACTCCGAGACCTGCCCGTCCTCGGACGGGGCCTGCGCGATGGTGCTCACCGACCGGGCGGGCGCGGCCCGTTCGCCCCGGCCGCCCGCCTGGGTGCACGGCGGGGCGATGCGCAGCGAGCCGACGCTCTTCGCGGGCAAGGACTTCGTCTCCCCGCAGGCCGGGAAGGACTGCGCCGCCGACGTCTACCGGCAGGCCGGCATCACCGACCCGCGCCGCGAGATCGACGCGGTGGAGATGTACGTCCCCTTCTCCTGGTACGAGCCGATGTGGCTGGAGAACCTGGGCTTCGCGCAGGAGGGCGAGGGCTGGAAGCTCACCGAGGCCGGGGTCACCGAACTCGACGGCGACCTCCCCGTGAACCCCTCCGGGGGCGTGCTGTCCACCAACCCGATCGGCGCCTCCGGCATGATCCGCTTCGCGGAGGCGGCCCTCCAGGTCCGCGGGCTGGCCGGGGAACACCAGGTCCCGGACGCCCGCCGGGCGATGGGCCACGCCTACGGCGGGGGCGCGCAGTTCTTCGCCATGTGGCTGGTCGGGGCCGAGCAGCCGGGCACCTGA
- the kstD gene encoding 3-oxosteroid 1-dehydrogenase — MTEAVSTSASADPGRPALPSRRTVLAGAGAGVLTAAVLPGAAARADGAPLGEYDVVVVGSGAAGMTAALTAAGRGLSVLVVEKAPAFGGSAARSGAGIWLPNNSVILGAGVPDTPEKAAQYLSAVVGPDVPAERQRAFLANGPRMLDFVMANSPLRFRFMDGYSDYYPNLPGGLPNGRSIEPDQIDGNVLGAELAHLNPPYMPVPAGMVVFSQDYKWLNLAAVTAKGLAVSTECLARGTKAALLGQKPLTMGQALAAGLRAGLMRVGVPVWLNSPLVDLVQEGGAVTGVVVEKEGVRGVVRARRGVVVGSGGFEHNAAMRERYQQQPIGTEWSVGAKENTGDGILAGQRAGAALALMEDAWWGPSIPLPGEPYFCLAERTLPGGLLVNRAGTRFVNEAAPYSDVVHVMYEKDRAATGSHIPAWLIVDQNYRNRYLFKDILPTLPFPDEWYEAGAAKKAWTWDALAGQIGVPAAALRATLNRFNAQAWSGSDPDFHRGDTAYDHYYTDPNVTPNSCLAPVWAPPFYAFRIVPGDLGTKGGIVTDARARALRADGSVIPGLWAAGNASAAVMGHSYAGAGSTIGPAMTFGYVAANDIADTA, encoded by the coding sequence ATGACCGAGGCCGTGTCCACGTCCGCAAGCGCCGACCCGGGGCGTCCCGCCCTCCCCTCCCGCCGGACGGTCCTCGCCGGGGCCGGGGCGGGGGTGCTCACGGCCGCCGTACTGCCGGGAGCCGCCGCCCGGGCCGACGGGGCCCCGCTCGGGGAGTACGACGTCGTGGTGGTCGGCTCGGGGGCTGCGGGGATGACCGCCGCGCTGACCGCCGCCGGGCGGGGGCTGAGCGTGCTGGTGGTGGAGAAGGCCCCGGCCTTCGGCGGTTCGGCGGCGCGCTCCGGGGCCGGGATCTGGCTGCCGAACAACTCGGTGATCCTGGGCGCGGGGGTGCCGGACACCCCGGAGAAGGCGGCGCAGTACCTGTCGGCGGTGGTGGGGCCGGACGTGCCGGCCGAGCGGCAGCGGGCGTTCCTGGCCAACGGCCCGCGGATGCTGGACTTCGTCATGGCGAACAGCCCGCTGCGGTTCCGCTTCATGGACGGCTACAGCGACTACTACCCGAACCTGCCGGGCGGCCTGCCGAACGGCCGCTCCATCGAGCCGGACCAGATCGACGGGAACGTGCTGGGCGCCGAGCTGGCGCACCTGAACCCGCCGTACATGCCGGTGCCGGCCGGGATGGTGGTGTTCAGCCAGGACTACAAGTGGCTCAACCTGGCGGCGGTCACGGCGAAGGGACTCGCCGTGTCCACGGAGTGCCTGGCGCGCGGCACGAAGGCGGCGCTGCTGGGGCAGAAGCCGCTGACGATGGGCCAGGCGCTGGCCGCCGGGCTGCGGGCCGGGCTGATGCGGGTCGGGGTGCCGGTGTGGCTGAACAGTCCGCTGGTCGACCTGGTCCAGGAGGGCGGGGCGGTCACCGGGGTGGTGGTGGAGAAGGAGGGCGTGCGGGGTGTGGTCCGGGCCCGGCGGGGCGTGGTGGTCGGCTCGGGCGGCTTCGAGCACAACGCGGCGATGCGGGAGCGGTACCAGCAGCAGCCGATCGGGACCGAGTGGTCGGTGGGCGCGAAGGAGAACACCGGCGACGGGATCCTGGCGGGGCAGCGGGCGGGCGCCGCGCTGGCGTTGATGGAGGACGCCTGGTGGGGGCCTTCGATCCCGCTGCCCGGGGAGCCGTACTTCTGCCTGGCGGAGCGGACCCTGCCCGGCGGCCTGCTCGTCAACCGGGCGGGGACGCGGTTCGTGAACGAGGCGGCGCCGTACAGCGACGTGGTGCACGTGATGTACGAGAAGGACCGGGCCGCGACGGGCTCGCACATCCCGGCCTGGCTGATCGTGGACCAGAACTACCGCAACCGGTACCTGTTCAAGGACATCCTGCCGACGCTGCCCTTCCCGGACGAGTGGTACGAGGCGGGCGCCGCGAAGAAGGCCTGGACCTGGGACGCGCTGGCAGGGCAGATCGGGGTGCCGGCGGCGGCGCTGCGGGCGACGCTGAACCGCTTCAACGCCCAGGCGTGGAGCGGCTCCGACCCCGATTTCCACCGCGGGGACACGGCGTACGACCACTACTACACGGATCCGAACGTTACTCCGAACTCCTGCCTGGCACCGGTGTGGGCCCCGCCGTTCTACGCCTTCCGGATCGTGCCGGGCGACCTGGGGACCAAGGGCGGCATCGTCACCGACGCCCGGGCCCGCGCCCTGCGGGCGGACGGATCGGTGATCCCGGGCCTGTGGGCGGCGGGCAACGCGAGCGCGGCGGTGATGGGGCACAGCTACGCGGGGGCCGGGTCGACGATCGGGCCCGCGATGACCTTCGGCTACGTGGCGGCGAACGACATCGCGGACACCGCCTGA
- a CDS encoding aminoglycoside phosphotransferase family protein: MYAATSSVSAPVRPHRTLQAGGGGISLEPGRQPVPAQGAVRARRMPAAGSQPLSGRIDLSGPQGAQLRTALASVQRICPEFAPVQVLRRSGRSVLLVGTTGRMTAVAKVLLDHSPEWRERYRHEIAAYRTFVRHRPPVRVPRLIAADPENCVLVVERMAGRVAALQRHPVEAPPRTDVRAALAAVCRVNQWRPPTDLFGHPVDYARRISRDHDLGLLTDRDYGDLQKLLHGLRMAGVPWQFNHGDALLSNLLLSPAGPVMLDWEHAGWYLPGYDLATLWAVLGDAPAARSQISRLAQSAGPAARDAFLVNLMLVLTREIRMCETAVQRSMLAAPATQPLPAGALSSGEEQRLLLRRLHDDAGMARRAVRAAVGTR; encoded by the coding sequence ATGTACGCAGCAACGTCCTCCGTGTCCGCCCCGGTCCGCCCGCACCGCACCCTCCAGGCGGGGGGCGGCGGCATCTCCCTCGAACCCGGCCGCCAGCCCGTCCCGGCGCAGGGCGCCGTACGGGCACGGCGGATGCCGGCGGCCGGATCGCAGCCGCTGAGCGGAAGAATCGACCTGTCCGGACCGCAGGGCGCGCAGCTGCGCACCGCGCTCGCGTCGGTCCAGCGGATCTGTCCGGAGTTCGCCCCGGTCCAGGTGCTGCGGCGCAGCGGCCGGTCGGTCCTCCTGGTGGGGACGACAGGACGGATGACCGCTGTCGCGAAGGTTTTACTGGACCACTCGCCCGAGTGGCGCGAGCGGTACCGGCACGAAATAGCGGCGTACCGGACCTTCGTCCGGCACCGCCCGCCGGTCCGGGTGCCCCGGCTGATCGCCGCCGACCCGGAGAACTGCGTCCTGGTCGTGGAGCGGATGGCCGGCCGGGTGGCCGCCCTCCAGCGGCATCCCGTGGAGGCACCGCCGAGGACCGACGTACGGGCGGCGCTGGCCGCGGTGTGCCGGGTCAACCAGTGGCGTCCGCCGACCGATCTGTTCGGCCACCCGGTGGACTACGCCCGGCGGATCTCCCGGGACCACGACCTGGGGCTGCTGACCGACCGGGACTACGGCGACCTGCAGAAGCTGCTCCACGGGCTGCGGATGGCGGGCGTCCCCTGGCAGTTCAACCACGGTGACGCGCTGCTGTCCAACCTGCTGCTGTCCCCGGCCGGGCCGGTGATGCTGGACTGGGAGCACGCGGGCTGGTACCTGCCGGGCTACGACCTGGCCACCCTGTGGGCGGTGCTGGGTGACGCCCCGGCGGCGCGCAGCCAGATCAGCCGGCTCGCGCAGTCGGCCGGTCCGGCGGCCCGGGACGCCTTCCTGGTCAACCTGATGCTGGTGCTGACCAGGGAGATCCGGATGTGCGAGACGGCCGTGCAGCGCTCGATGCTGGCGGCGCCCGCGACCCAGCCGCTTCCCGCGGGGGCCCTTTCCTCGGGGGAGGAGCAGCGCCTGCTGCTGCGCCGCCTCCACGACGACGCGGGCATGGCCCGCAGAGCGGTCCGGGCGGCGGTCGGCACGCGCTGA
- a CDS encoding crotonase/enoyl-CoA hydratase family protein — protein MGGTEHLTVDRQGATLVLTMNRPEAKNALSLPLLVGLYDGWLEADADDGIRSVVLTGAGGDFCAGMDLKALAGKGMAGDRYRDRLKADPDLHWKAMLRHHRPRKPVIAAVEGYCVAGGTEILQGTDIRVAGAGATFGLFEVRRGLFPIGGSTVRLPRQVPRTHALEMLLTGRPYSAQEAERIGLVGRVVPEGTALEAALEVAERINACGPLAVEAVKASVYETAEMTETEGLAAELVRGWPVFDTADAKEGARAFAEKRAPEYRRA, from the coding sequence ATGGGTGGGACGGAACACCTCACCGTGGACCGCCAGGGCGCCACGCTGGTGCTCACCATGAACAGGCCGGAGGCGAAGAACGCGCTCTCGCTTCCCCTGCTCGTGGGGCTGTACGACGGCTGGCTGGAGGCGGACGCGGACGACGGGATCCGCTCGGTGGTCCTCACCGGCGCGGGCGGGGACTTCTGCGCCGGAATGGACCTCAAGGCGCTGGCCGGGAAGGGCATGGCGGGCGACCGGTACCGCGACCGCCTCAAGGCCGATCCCGACCTCCACTGGAAGGCGATGCTCCGCCACCACCGGCCGCGCAAGCCGGTGATCGCGGCGGTGGAGGGCTACTGCGTGGCGGGCGGCACGGAGATCCTCCAGGGGACCGACATCCGGGTCGCGGGGGCCGGGGCCACCTTCGGGCTGTTCGAGGTCAGGCGAGGGCTGTTCCCGATCGGCGGCTCCACGGTGCGGCTGCCCCGGCAGGTCCCGCGCACGCACGCGCTGGAGATGCTGCTCACCGGGCGGCCGTACTCGGCGCAGGAGGCGGAGCGGATCGGGCTCGTGGGGCGGGTGGTGCCGGAGGGGACGGCGCTGGAGGCGGCGCTGGAGGTCGCCGAACGGATCAACGCGTGCGGGCCGCTGGCCGTGGAGGCGGTGAAGGCCTCCGTCTACGAGACGGCCGAGATGACGGAGACGGAGGGGCTGGCGGCCGAACTGGTGCGGGGCTGGCCCGTCTTCGACACCGCCGACGCGAAGGAGGGGGCGCGGGCCTTCGCGGAGAAGCGGGCCCCGGAGTACCGGCGGGCCTGA